A part of Microbulbifer sp. MI-G genomic DNA contains:
- the pgl gene encoding 6-phosphogluconolactonase — MAEEKFYPDRERLVQVLAHDCACALQQGISARGHATFLVSGGSTPEPVYRALSKRPLPWSQITAALVDERWVDPSQRGSNQAFIQQCLLQDCAAEATLLAMKTSHATAAEGEAECERAYARLPRPFDVCILGMGADGHTASWFPHAQGLAPALNPQSEKLCSAITARPSEVTGAYTERMTLTANAILQARHINLLITGQEKLNVYREALLGSDEMEMPVRAVLKQALKPVTVYWAP, encoded by the coding sequence ATGGCAGAGGAAAAGTTTTATCCCGATCGCGAGCGCCTGGTACAGGTGCTTGCCCATGATTGTGCCTGTGCATTGCAACAGGGCATCAGCGCCAGGGGCCATGCCACCTTCCTGGTTTCCGGTGGCAGCACGCCGGAGCCTGTTTATCGCGCGCTTTCCAAACGCCCCTTGCCCTGGTCGCAGATTACCGCCGCACTGGTGGACGAGCGCTGGGTGGACCCGTCGCAAAGGGGCAGCAACCAGGCCTTTATTCAACAATGCCTGCTACAGGACTGCGCCGCAGAGGCGACACTGTTGGCCATGAAAACCTCTCACGCAACAGCGGCTGAGGGAGAGGCTGAATGTGAGCGCGCCTATGCCCGACTGCCGCGCCCTTTCGATGTCTGTATTCTGGGCATGGGTGCCGATGGCCACACCGCCTCATGGTTTCCCCATGCGCAGGGCCTTGCACCCGCGCTGAATCCGCAGTCTGAAAAACTCTGCAGCGCAATCACTGCCAGGCCAAGCGAGGTAACCGGTGCCTACACCGAACGTATGACCTTGACCGCAAACGCCATTTTGCAGGCGCGACATATCAATCTATTAATCACCGGCCAGGAAAAACTGAATGTTTACCGCGAAGCGTTGCTCGGCAGTGATGAAATGGAAATGCCGGTGCGCGCTGTTCTCAAACAGGCTCTGAAGCCGGTCACGGTTTACTGGGCACCTTAA
- the edd gene encoding phosphogluconate dehydratase has protein sequence MVHSKVQAVTERIIRRSEESRAEYLAQVDRAHLEGPASAQLSCGNLAHAIAAAPQRDKQLIASGRGPNLGIVTAYNDMLSAHQPYGTYPARLKEAAARHGASAQVAGGVPAMCDGVTQGRAGMELGLFSRDVIAMSSAVALSHDIFEGAMFLGICDKIVPGMVIGALAFGHLPSIFVPAGPMPTGLSNAEKGRVRQLYAEGKVGRAELLEAESASYHSAGTCTFYGTANSNQMLVEIMGLQLPGSSFVNPGTGLRDALNEAAVAQLVTITEPSQHTPIAKILTEKAFVNGIVGLLATGGSTNHTLHLVAMARAAGIQLTWQDMADLSEVVPLLCHVYPNGTADINHFAAAGGMQFLIRELLSAGLLHHDVHTVLGESGLKPYCCDPFLNDAGDGVVWRPGPEESGDTSVIRPVSNPFSHHGGLQLLKGNLGRSVIKVSALEAGQLKIRAPAIVLHSQDELLARFQAGELERDFVAVVRFQGPRANGMPELHKLTPTLGVLQDRGFKVALVTDGRMSGASGKVPAAIHISPEAVEGGAIARVRNGDLIELDCEAGVLRVLVDEEVFAARKIAQCDLSESARGMGRELFANMRAIASGAETGASILY, from the coding sequence ATGGTGCACAGTAAGGTTCAGGCAGTTACGGAACGCATTATCCGGCGCAGTGAAGAATCCCGCGCAGAGTATCTGGCGCAGGTAGACAGAGCGCATCTTGAAGGTCCCGCCAGTGCACAGCTGTCCTGCGGAAACCTGGCCCATGCCATTGCCGCCGCCCCGCAAAGGGACAAGCAATTGATTGCCTCCGGGCGCGGGCCCAACCTGGGCATTGTCACCGCCTATAACGATATGCTGTCCGCACACCAACCCTACGGCACTTACCCGGCCCGCCTGAAAGAGGCGGCGGCGCGCCACGGGGCCAGCGCGCAGGTAGCCGGTGGCGTGCCGGCCATGTGTGACGGCGTTACCCAGGGGCGGGCGGGGATGGAGTTGGGCCTGTTTTCTCGCGATGTAATCGCCATGTCCTCAGCGGTGGCCCTGTCCCACGATATTTTTGAGGGCGCCATGTTTCTCGGTATCTGCGACAAGATCGTACCCGGGATGGTGATCGGGGCGCTGGCATTCGGGCATCTGCCCTCAATCTTTGTTCCGGCCGGCCCTATGCCCACCGGCCTTTCCAATGCGGAAAAGGGGCGGGTACGCCAGCTCTACGCCGAGGGCAAGGTGGGCCGTGCAGAGCTGTTGGAAGCGGAGAGCGCCTCCTATCACAGTGCCGGCACCTGTACTTTCTACGGCACCGCCAACAGCAACCAGATGCTGGTTGAAATCATGGGGCTGCAATTGCCGGGCAGCTCTTTTGTCAATCCCGGCACCGGCCTGCGCGATGCCCTGAACGAAGCGGCAGTGGCGCAACTGGTTACAATTACCGAGCCCAGTCAACACACACCGATCGCCAAGATTCTCACGGAAAAGGCCTTTGTTAACGGCATCGTGGGGTTGTTGGCAACCGGCGGTTCCACCAATCACACCCTGCACCTGGTGGCCATGGCCCGCGCCGCGGGTATCCAGTTGACCTGGCAGGACATGGCGGATCTCTCCGAAGTGGTGCCCCTGTTGTGCCACGTTTACCCCAACGGCACCGCAGACATTAATCACTTTGCCGCGGCGGGGGGTATGCAGTTCTTGATTCGGGAATTGCTCAGTGCCGGTCTGTTGCACCACGACGTGCACACGGTGCTCGGTGAGTCGGGGCTCAAGCCCTATTGCTGCGACCCCTTCCTCAACGATGCCGGAGATGGTGTGGTATGGCGACCGGGTCCGGAAGAGAGTGGCGATACCTCCGTAATTCGCCCGGTGAGCAATCCCTTTTCCCACCACGGTGGGCTGCAACTGCTCAAGGGCAACCTGGGTCGCAGTGTGATCAAGGTTTCCGCACTGGAAGCCGGACAGCTCAAGATCAGGGCGCCGGCCATTGTACTGCACAGCCAGGATGAACTGCTGGCGCGTTTTCAGGCTGGTGAGCTGGAGCGGGATTTTGTCGCCGTGGTGCGTTTCCAGGGGCCCCGTGCCAACGGAATGCCGGAGCTGCACAAGCTGACGCCGACGCTCGGGGTACTGCAGGATCGCGGGTTCAAAGTGGCATTGGTCACCGATGGGCGTATGTCCGGAGCTTCCGGCAAGGTGCCGGCGGCCATTCATATATCCCCCGAGGCCGTTGAAGGGGGGGCCATTGCCAGGGTGCGCAACGGCGACCTGATTGAACTGGATTGTGAAGCGGGTGTGCTGCGCGTGCTTGTGGATGAAGAGGTATTCGCCGCGCGCAAAATCGCCCAGTGCGACCTGTCCGAAAGCGCCCGGGGTATGGGCCGCGAACTCTTTGCCAATATGCGTGCCATTGCCAGTGGTGCGGAGACGGGCGCCAGTATTCTGTATTAA
- the zwf gene encoding glucose-6-phosphate dehydrogenase has translation MLDPFDMVLFGGVGDLALRKLLPALYRAFREGSLTRGCRILPVCRRREDVDRYLETAQRALQAYLREGEYRDSSWRGFSELLCPVALDIAVPDTRWEYLVDILGTDPGRVRIFYLAIPPGVFGLCCENLHRKGLISEKARVVVEKPLGYNAQTSCEINGKLASYFPEDHIFRIDHYLGKETVQNLLALRFCNVLFEHLWDAKAIDHIQISISETVGLEGRAGFYDETGALRDMVQNHLLQLLCLIAMESPNTMSAKNIRAEKIKVLEALRPLRAAEVDKNVVRGQYVAGEIDGQPVPGYLQELEHSASATETFVAIQAHIDSWRWAGVPFFLRTGKRMEKRCAEIVVQFKKVSHHVYDESAGKVIPNRLVIRLQPEESIKLILMAKKMDSLATKLQQAELNLNLSDTYDSFRSDAYKRLMLDVAANNPALFIHCDEVAAAWAWVDPIIEHWRDTSNQPKPYTAGSWGPTVAGELLARSGRHWFNAK, from the coding sequence ATGCTTGATCCTTTTGACATGGTGCTGTTTGGTGGAGTCGGTGACCTTGCGTTGCGCAAGTTGCTACCGGCGCTCTACCGCGCGTTTAGAGAGGGCAGTCTGACGCGGGGTTGCAGAATCCTGCCGGTATGCCGGCGCCGGGAGGACGTCGACCGTTACCTGGAAACCGCGCAGCGGGCCCTGCAGGCGTACTTGCGCGAGGGTGAATACCGCGACTCCAGTTGGCGTGGCTTCAGCGAGCTGCTGTGTCCTGTCGCGCTGGATATCGCCGTGCCCGATACCCGGTGGGAATACCTCGTGGACATCCTGGGTACAGATCCCGGGCGTGTGCGTATTTTCTACCTGGCAATCCCGCCGGGGGTCTTTGGCCTGTGCTGTGAAAACCTCCACAGGAAAGGCCTGATCAGTGAAAAGGCCCGCGTGGTTGTGGAAAAACCACTGGGTTACAACGCTCAGACTTCCTGTGAAATCAACGGCAAACTCGCCAGTTATTTTCCCGAAGACCATATTTTTCGCATCGATCACTACCTGGGCAAGGAAACCGTACAAAACCTGCTTGCCCTGCGTTTCTGCAATGTGTTGTTTGAGCACCTGTGGGATGCAAAAGCCATTGACCATATCCAGATCAGTATCTCGGAAACGGTCGGCCTGGAAGGGCGTGCCGGCTTTTACGATGAGACGGGCGCACTGCGGGATATGGTGCAGAACCACCTGTTGCAGCTGTTGTGCCTGATCGCGATGGAATCACCCAACACCATGTCCGCGAAAAATATTCGCGCGGAGAAAATCAAGGTGCTGGAAGCCCTGCGACCCCTGAGGGCTGCAGAAGTGGATAAGAATGTTGTGCGCGGGCAGTACGTGGCTGGAGAGATCGACGGGCAGCCTGTGCCCGGCTACCTGCAAGAGCTGGAACACAGTGCCAGTGCTACGGAGACTTTTGTGGCAATACAGGCCCATATCGACAGCTGGCGCTGGGCGGGCGTGCCCTTTTTTCTGCGCACAGGCAAGCGTATGGAAAAGCGCTGTGCCGAAATTGTGGTGCAGTTCAAGAAGGTCTCCCATCACGTCTACGATGAGAGTGCCGGCAAAGTGATACCCAACCGCCTGGTGATCCGCCTGCAGCCCGAAGAGAGTATCAAGTTGATATTGATGGCCAAGAAGATGGACAGCCTGGCCACAAAATTGCAGCAGGCGGAACTGAACTTAAACCTGTCGGACACCTACGACAGCTTTCGCAGCGACGCCTATAAACGCCTGATGCTGGATGTGGCGGCCAATAATCCGGCCCTGTTTATTCATTGCGACGAAGTGGCCGCGGCCTGGGCCTGGGTCGACCCGATTATTGAACACTGGCGTGACACCAGCAACCAGCCCAAACCCTACACCGCGGGAAGCTGGGGGCCGACGGTGGCCGGTGAATTACTGGCCCGTAGCGGCCGCCACTGGTTCAACGCCAAGTAA